In one window of Haemophilus parainfluenzae DNA:
- a CDS encoding helix-turn-helix domain-containing protein: protein MGKHYTIEFKLQVLQPILNGKMSIRETARFYNIPSNSLVGTWLKRFEKSGIKGLIPRKPSGRPPMKPKYAKMPPPPKTEEDRLRLRILQLEAEVAYLKELRRLRLQDEAEQRKLSKG, encoded by the coding sequence ATGGGTAAACACTACACAATCGAATTTAAATTACAGGTTCTTCAACCTATTTTGAATGGGAAAATGAGTATTAGAGAAACTGCGCGTTTTTACAATATTCCTTCCAACTCCCTAGTCGGGACATGGTTGAAACGATTTGAAAAAAGTGGCATAAAAGGACTTATTCCCCGTAAACCATCAGGACGACCGCCGATGAAACCCAAATATGCAAAAATGCCACCGCCACCCAAAACTGAAGAAGACCGTTTACGCCTGAGAATTTTACAGCTTGAAGCGGAGGTAGCCTACCTAAAGGAGTTGAGAAGGCTCAGACTTCAGGACGAAGCCGAGCAACGGAAATTATCCAAAGGTTAA
- a CDS encoding IS3 family transposase — MIQRLRTRYPLKWLLGFAQLARSTFFAKLQIKLDKDELLKKTIKRIKANHPDYGYRRVHACLPGVNHKKVQRLMQTLGLQVRSRKSKKFTTYRGTIGVIAPNHLERDFSATAPNQKWVTDITEFKAKDGSKVYLSPILDLFNNEIVSYNLSYSPNWAQVEDMLMQAVKGLNKACGVILHSDQGWQYQMVAYRRILAEHGIIQSMSRKGNCLDNAAMESFFGRLKTECFYGREFNSREEIVDAVRDYLDYYNHRRIQLKLKGLSPVQYRKQSFK; from the coding sequence ATTATCCAAAGGTTAAGAACACGCTATCCGTTAAAATGGCTTTTAGGCTTTGCACAATTAGCGCGTAGTACGTTTTTTGCTAAACTTCAGATTAAACTGGATAAGGATGAGTTGTTGAAAAAGACCATTAAACGCATCAAAGCCAACCATCCTGATTATGGCTACCGACGTGTTCATGCCTGCTTGCCAGGCGTGAATCATAAAAAAGTTCAACGTTTAATGCAGACACTTGGGCTTCAAGTGCGGTCAAGAAAAAGCAAGAAATTTACGACCTATCGAGGCACGATAGGGGTGATTGCACCGAATCATCTTGAACGCGATTTTAGTGCAACGGCCCCGAACCAAAAATGGGTGACCGATATCACCGAGTTTAAGGCGAAAGATGGGAGCAAAGTCTATTTATCCCCAATTTTAGACTTATTTAACAATGAGATAGTTTCATATAATCTCAGCTATTCCCCAAACTGGGCGCAAGTAGAGGACATGTTAATGCAAGCCGTCAAAGGATTAAATAAAGCTTGTGGTGTCATTTTACATTCAGACCAGGGATGGCAATATCAAATGGTGGCTTATCGTCGAATCTTGGCTGAACATGGCATCATTCAAAGTATGTCGAGAAAAGGGAATTGCTTGGACAACGCCGCAATGGAAAGTTTCTTTGGACGATTAAAAACAGAATGTTTTTATGGTCGGGAATTTAACAGTAGAGAGGAGATAGTTGATGCCGTCAGGGATTATTTGGATTACTATAATCACCGACGGATTCAACTAAAATTAAAAGGACTGAGTCCGGTACAATATCGAAAACAATCCTTTAAATAA
- the apaH gene encoding bis(5'-nucleosyl)-tetraphosphatase (symmetrical) ApaH, giving the protein MATYFVGDLQGCYDELQLLLARVDFNPTQDKLYLVGDLVARGDKSLECLRFVKSLGNAAQTVLGNHDLHLIATALGIKKVKPRDRVDAIFNAPDCDELIHWLRHQPLLVHNEELNFLMAHAGISPDWDLETAKACAAEVEQILQHGDFHYLIENMYSEQPDRWSPDLQGLARHRYIINAFTRMRFCYLDHRFDFACKSSLKDAPAELTPWFNLDNPLYKQIPIVFGHWASLVDEPTPQGIYALDTGCVWNNRMTMLRWEDKQCFTQSAVKNYSDF; this is encoded by the coding sequence ATGGCAACCTATTTCGTTGGTGATTTGCAAGGCTGTTATGATGAATTACAGCTTTTATTAGCGCGTGTAGATTTCAATCCTACGCAAGATAAACTTTATCTTGTGGGGGATCTTGTGGCCCGTGGGGATAAATCACTTGAATGTCTTCGTTTCGTAAAATCACTTGGTAATGCAGCACAAACTGTACTAGGGAATCACGATTTACATTTAATTGCGACCGCACTGGGTATTAAAAAGGTAAAACCACGTGATCGTGTTGATGCGATTTTTAATGCCCCCGATTGTGATGAACTGATTCATTGGTTACGCCATCAGCCCCTACTTGTGCATAATGAAGAATTAAACTTCCTGATGGCACACGCAGGTATTTCGCCTGATTGGGATTTGGAAACTGCGAAAGCTTGTGCAGCTGAAGTTGAACAGATTTTACAGCACGGCGATTTTCATTATCTTATTGAAAATATGTATTCTGAACAGCCTGATCGCTGGTCGCCAGATTTACAGGGCTTAGCGCGTCATCGTTACATTATTAATGCTTTCACTCGAATGCGTTTTTGCTATTTAGATCATCGCTTTGATTTTGCTTGTAAATCCTCTTTAAAAGATGCACCAGCGGAACTCACGCCTTGGTTTAATTTAGATAATCCACTTTATAAACAAATTCCCATTGTCTTTGGGCATTGGGCAAGTTTAGTCGATGAACCCACTCCACAAGGTATTTATGCCCTAGATACTGGTTGTGTATGGAATAATCGAATGACTATGTTGCGCTGGGAAGACAAACAATGCTTCACACAAAGTGCGGTCAAAAATTACAGTGATTTTTAA
- a CDS encoding glucose-6-phosphate 1-dehydrogenase family protein: MLSLTAESCELFNIPFYQFAQMKKFCPEDIPAIKADYKLHWDNWKAIIQEVAKQLGTPFAKPHIESWTNGWQVRAHFFAYFKYEFNQNSAAIFSVLLNRRRLRVCLDWHCYRADRSQINVQQYNQWLEQFDFKQFADFDIWREDESEYDDFRQVKRISEKDLLLRSDEDFWCIGKSIEKAELHQIDPVSFITRTIQQLQPLYDRCHQ; this comes from the coding sequence ATGCTCTCTCTTACGGCTGAATCTTGTGAACTGTTCAATATTCCTTTCTACCAATTTGCCCAAATGAAAAAATTCTGCCCGGAAGATATTCCGGCGATTAAAGCGGATTACAAATTACATTGGGATAACTGGAAAGCGATTATTCAAGAAGTGGCAAAGCAGCTTGGCACACCTTTTGCGAAGCCGCATATTGAAAGTTGGACCAATGGCTGGCAAGTACGGGCGCATTTCTTCGCTTATTTTAAATACGAGTTTAATCAAAATTCTGCAGCAATCTTTTCCGTGCTATTAAATCGTCGTCGATTAAGAGTGTGCTTAGATTGGCATTGCTATCGTGCAGATCGCTCACAAATTAATGTGCAACAATATAATCAGTGGCTTGAGCAATTTGATTTCAAACAATTTGCTGATTTTGATATTTGGCGAGAAGATGAAAGCGAATATGATGATTTTCGCCAAGTGAAGCGCATTTCTGAAAAGGATCTTCTCTTGCGTTCAGATGAGGATTTTTGGTGTATTGGAAAAAGCATTGAAAAAGCTGAACTTCATCAAATCGATCCCGTTTCATTTATCACAAGAACCATTCAACAATTGCAACCGCTTTATGATCGCTGTCATCAATAA
- a CDS encoding NAD(P)/FAD-dependent oxidoreductase, translating into MKNVVIVGGGAGGIELATFLGDKLGRKKQAKVTLVDRNATHLWKPLLHEIATGVMDDGTDSLSYRAHGKNHHFSFEQGSITRINREQKYVELAPVYGQEGDMLVVARRIPYDYLVIAIGSKSNDFNTKGVADNCIFLDSSDQALRFQQRMLELFLKFSENRVLDDIGEEEFKQKLVDESKVNIAIVGGGATGVELTAELYHATEDLSSYGYGKIDNSCLQVTLVEAGQRLLPALPENLSAAVLDELQEMGANVKLNTMITEAQPNTLITKDGEEIKADLIVWAAGVRTSTVTQQFDGLELNRINQLVVKDTLQTTVDDSIFAIGDCAALMQPNGKLVPPRAQAAHQMAKACAKNIFALFEQKPLKAFKYNDKGTLVSLSSFTALGSISNKFGKNPLTVQGKFAQFAYLSLYRMHQHALHGCIKIGLIILVDKLNHYLKPRLKLH; encoded by the coding sequence ATGAAAAACGTCGTGATCGTTGGCGGTGGCGCCGGCGGCATAGAGTTAGCGACATTTTTAGGCGATAAATTAGGTCGCAAAAAACAGGCTAAAGTGACGCTTGTGGATCGCAATGCGACCCACTTGTGGAAACCCTTATTACATGAAATTGCCACAGGTGTGATGGATGATGGCACCGATTCTCTGAGTTATCGTGCACACGGTAAAAACCACCATTTTAGCTTTGAGCAAGGTTCAATCACACGTATTAATCGTGAGCAAAAATATGTTGAACTTGCTCCTGTTTATGGGCAAGAAGGCGATATGCTCGTGGTTGCACGTCGTATTCCTTATGATTACTTAGTAATTGCGATCGGTAGTAAATCGAACGATTTCAATACAAAAGGCGTGGCTGATAACTGTATTTTCTTAGACAGCTCTGATCAAGCACTTCGCTTCCAACAAAGAATGTTGGAATTATTCCTTAAATTTTCAGAAAACCGTGTATTAGACGATATTGGTGAAGAAGAATTTAAACAGAAATTAGTCGATGAGAGCAAAGTCAATATTGCGATTGTTGGTGGTGGTGCAACTGGCGTGGAATTAACCGCAGAGCTTTATCATGCGACTGAAGACTTATCTTCTTATGGTTACGGCAAAATCGATAATTCTTGCTTGCAAGTCACCTTAGTTGAAGCGGGCCAGCGCTTACTTCCAGCGTTACCTGAAAATTTATCTGCTGCGGTATTAGATGAATTGCAAGAAATGGGTGCAAATGTGAAATTAAATACGATGATCACAGAAGCCCAACCAAATACACTTATTACCAAAGATGGCGAAGAAATCAAAGCTGATCTGATTGTGTGGGCAGCGGGTGTTCGCACCTCAACGGTGACACAGCAATTCGATGGATTAGAGCTTAATCGCATCAATCAATTAGTGGTAAAAGATACTCTTCAAACCACGGTTGATGACAGTATTTTTGCCATTGGTGACTGTGCGGCATTAATGCAACCAAACGGTAAATTAGTCCCGCCAAGAGCGCAAGCGGCACACCAAATGGCAAAAGCTTGTGCAAAAAATATCTTTGCACTTTTTGAGCAAAAACCATTAAAAGCATTCAAATACAATGATAAAGGGACCTTGGTTTCTCTTTCAAGCTTTACCGCATTGGGTAGCATTTCAAATAAATTTGGGAAAAATCCACTGACTGTTCAAGGTAAATTTGCACAGTTTGCGTATTTATCCTTATATCGTATGCACCAACATGCTTTGCATGGATGTATTAAGATCGGCTTGATTATTTTAGTGGATAAACTTAACCACTATTTAAAACCAAGATTGAAATTACATTAA
- a CDS encoding TonB-dependent receptor domain-containing protein, protein MKKANFALLPLAVFIAANVQAEEQLDVINVVSENSGAKSKTNVITTKTMERSTETELKGLLKDEPAINFGGGRGTSQWFTIRGMGQDQVDVKIDGAYTDAQLFHHQGRFMFDPSLLKRVDVQKGTGSASAGIGATSGAIVAETVSAKDLLKEGQDIGFKVNAGVSSNSGWSKGATVYSKAGPVDALISANFVTERDYKDGNGYKVKNSALGQRGLLAKLGFDVNENHRIEVSHRQERHYGVRALREEFDFAQDNNEANNAPRYRITQNDTTNLEWNGKNMGFVTNAKANVYHSVINRKEPSENSKTRLIANGANLNLESAVGQSHLIKYGVNYRDQEGKPNSLTVQNGVQMKTQKKRDVGVYTEGIWGLGAFTLTTGLRYDHFDFRAMNGKKSHKGSVNPSVGLIYEANNDLSFNASLNYATRSPRFHEVMLSSGSTRGKTAIYSIASNIKPEKSRNAEVGFNYKLADNFSLNGSYFWQTVKDTHAFTLIRPGFYEIQNAGKLRNHGYEVGAAYKYEGLTLRAGVAYSKPELDGRTVDSTVTAIPIGRTWTTGVSYRFTQPDIEIGWKGRFVQHTSYDSTTNNRGGGATTTKRPGYGVSDFYITWKPVENINVNLALDNAFYKYYRSHSQRAGISTLPEPGRDIRLNVNYTF, encoded by the coding sequence ATGAAGAAAGCAAATTTTGCTTTATTGCCACTTGCTGTGTTTATTGCAGCGAATGTCCAAGCTGAAGAACAACTAGATGTGATTAATGTTGTTTCCGAAAATAGTGGGGCAAAAAGTAAAACCAATGTGATTACGACAAAAACAATGGAGCGTAGCACTGAGACCGAATTAAAAGGTTTATTAAAGGATGAACCAGCAATTAATTTTGGTGGCGGTCGTGGTACCTCACAATGGTTTACAATTCGTGGTATGGGACAAGATCAAGTTGATGTAAAAATTGATGGTGCTTATACCGATGCACAATTATTCCATCACCAAGGTCGTTTCATGTTTGATCCGTCTTTATTAAAACGTGTTGATGTGCAAAAAGGGACGGGTTCAGCAAGTGCTGGAATTGGAGCTACAAGCGGTGCAATTGTTGCAGAAACAGTGAGTGCAAAAGATTTGCTCAAAGAAGGACAAGATATCGGCTTCAAAGTTAATGCAGGTGTAAGTTCAAATAGTGGCTGGTCTAAAGGGGCAACGGTTTATTCTAAAGCTGGCCCTGTAGATGCATTAATTTCTGCTAATTTTGTGACTGAACGTGATTATAAAGACGGTAATGGCTATAAAGTAAAAAATAGTGCATTAGGACAGCGTGGCTTATTAGCTAAGCTTGGTTTTGATGTCAATGAAAACCACAGAATCGAAGTCAGTCATCGTCAAGAACGTCATTATGGTGTTCGTGCCCTTCGTGAAGAGTTTGATTTTGCGCAAGACAATAATGAGGCAAATAATGCTCCTCGCTATCGTATAACACAAAATGATACGACAAATTTAGAATGGAATGGTAAGAATATGGGCTTTGTGACTAATGCTAAAGCCAATGTGTATCATTCTGTGATTAATCGTAAAGAGCCAAGTGAGAATTCAAAAACACGTTTAATTGCTAATGGGGCAAATTTAAATTTAGAAAGCGCAGTGGGACAGTCTCATCTTATTAAATACGGTGTTAATTATCGTGATCAAGAGGGTAAACCTAATTCGCTCACCGTACAAAACGGTGTTCAAATGAAAACTCAAAAGAAACGTGATGTCGGTGTTTATACAGAAGGTATCTGGGGTTTAGGTGCTTTTACTTTAACAACCGGATTACGTTATGATCACTTTGATTTCCGAGCAATGAATGGCAAAAAATCTCATAAGGGAAGTGTAAATCCGAGTGTTGGTTTAATTTATGAAGCGAATAATGATCTAAGTTTTAATGCAAGCTTAAACTATGCAACACGAAGCCCTCGTTTCCATGAAGTAATGCTATCGTCAGGTTCAACTCGAGGTAAGACAGCGATTTACTCAATAGCATCAAATATTAAACCAGAGAAATCCCGTAATGCAGAAGTGGGTTTCAATTACAAACTAGCCGATAATTTCTCGTTAAATGGAAGCTATTTCTGGCAAACGGTAAAAGATACTCACGCATTTACACTTATTCGTCCTGGTTTTTACGAAATCCAAAATGCAGGCAAGCTAAGAAACCACGGATATGAAGTCGGTGCAGCTTACAAATATGAAGGTTTAACATTACGTGCAGGTGTAGCTTATAGTAAACCTGAATTAGATGGCAGAACAGTAGATAGTACCGTGACAGCTATTCCGATTGGACGTACTTGGACAACAGGCGTATCTTATCGCTTTACTCAACCTGATATTGAAATTGGCTGGAAAGGTCGCTTTGTACAACATACCAGTTATGACTCAACAACGAATAATCGTGGCGGTGGTGCAACAACCACTAAACGCCCTGGATATGGGGTAAGTGATTTCTATATTACATGGAAACCGGTTGAAAATATTAATGTGAATCTTGCTCTAGATAATGCGTTTTACAAATATTATCGAAGCCATAGTCAACGTGCAGGGATATCAACATTACCTGAGCCAGGTCGAGACATTCGTTTAAATGTCAATTATACGTTTTAA
- a CDS encoding FepA family TonB-dependent siderophore receptor has protein sequence MYKSNHLKTTSFFALSALTIALFSNYSYAEEKLEEIKVTAEDQVKQSLGSSLVTAKDLEKRPATNDISEVLRTMPGVNLTGNSSTGQRGNKRQIDIRGMGPENTLILVDGKPVTSRNAERYGVRGERNSRGDSNWVPVEAIEKIEVLRGPSAARYGSGAMGGVVNIITKPVTNDLHGSLSYYTNQPEDSDEGATNRVGFNLSGALIKDVLQFRLYGNWNKTQADEVGINGDPAIAGREGVRNKDINGRLVWNINEKNKLTLDSGFNRQGNIYNGDTQNSSAGLYNNKNYPETKTLAGSKAETARLYRQNYALTYEGKFDHFDNKTYITFDKTKNSRLPEYLAGGPEGSYSSTSAFSDSILKNTRFSSEFYIPFTLGVDHMLTVGFEGAHSSLDDDASMTQLLGGRRDKKTGKVLYDLKERLPSGISNVRGGHSSQTEWAVFVEDNISATQSTILTPSLRYDYNSYSGSNVSGGLNFLQSLNDDWRIKGGIARAYKAPNLYQTNPNYLLFTLGQGCPTNVPNNKTCYFQGNSDIKPETSWNKEIGIEYDKNGLLASVAYFRNDYRNKIVSDGEFIGLTNLGNYVYKWGNANRAVIEGFEGNLTLPLIQDKLNWVNNFTYMHKTKNKDTGNPLSIVPKYTLNSSLSYQITDSLDAMLTYTQYGKQKSRKNPENRMENGNNTYVNQLAGSEDIGGYAVWGLSAGYNWKDTISIRVGVSNLFDKRIYRSSSSTNYNAHTYNEPGRAYYATVKYTF, from the coding sequence ATGTATAAATCCAATCATTTAAAAACAACATCATTCTTCGCATTAAGTGCTTTAACCATCGCGCTTTTTTCAAACTATTCTTATGCAGAAGAGAAACTTGAGGAAATTAAAGTTACTGCGGAAGATCAGGTAAAACAATCACTTGGTTCTTCTCTTGTGACAGCAAAAGATTTAGAGAAACGCCCAGCGACAAATGATATTTCTGAAGTATTACGCACTATGCCAGGTGTTAATTTAACGGGTAACTCATCTACAGGACAACGCGGAAATAAACGTCAAATTGATATTCGTGGTATGGGACCAGAAAATACATTGATTTTAGTGGATGGTAAACCAGTCACCTCTCGTAATGCAGAACGTTATGGTGTGCGTGGTGAGCGTAACTCTCGTGGCGACAGTAACTGGGTACCAGTTGAAGCGATTGAAAAAATTGAAGTATTACGTGGTCCTTCGGCTGCACGCTATGGCTCAGGTGCAATGGGTGGGGTGGTAAATATTATCACTAAACCTGTTACCAATGATTTACACGGGAGCTTAAGTTATTACACCAACCAACCCGAAGATAGCGACGAAGGCGCAACGAACCGTGTCGGTTTTAATCTAAGCGGAGCGTTAATTAAAGACGTATTGCAATTCCGTTTATATGGTAACTGGAACAAAACGCAAGCGGATGAAGTCGGTATTAATGGCGATCCTGCTATTGCCGGTCGTGAAGGTGTACGTAATAAAGATATTAATGGCCGTTTAGTGTGGAATATCAATGAGAAAAATAAATTAACCTTGGATTCTGGTTTTAACCGTCAAGGTAATATTTATAACGGTGATACACAAAATAGCTCAGCAGGGCTTTACAATAATAAAAACTATCCTGAAACCAAAACCTTGGCAGGAAGCAAAGCTGAAACTGCTCGTTTATATCGTCAAAACTATGCTTTAACCTATGAAGGTAAATTCGATCATTTTGACAATAAAACCTATATTACTTTTGATAAAACGAAAAACAGCCGTTTACCAGAATACTTAGCAGGTGGTCCAGAGGGCAGTTATTCGAGTACATCAGCTTTTAGCGATTCCATTCTTAAAAATACACGTTTTAGTTCAGAATTCTATATTCCATTTACCTTGGGTGTAGATCATATGCTGACAGTTGGTTTTGAAGGTGCGCATAGCAGTTTAGATGATGACGCTTCTATGACACAGTTACTTGGTGGACGACGAGATAAAAAAACAGGGAAGGTGCTTTATGATTTGAAAGAACGCCTACCAAGCGGTATCTCAAATGTACGAGGTGGTCATAGCAGCCAAACGGAATGGGCAGTATTTGTTGAAGATAATATTTCAGCAACCCAATCTACTATCCTAACGCCATCTTTACGTTATGATTATAACAGTTATTCTGGTTCTAATGTAAGCGGTGGATTAAACTTCTTACAAAGCCTCAACGATGATTGGAGAATTAAAGGTGGGATTGCAAGAGCTTATAAAGCACCGAACCTTTATCAAACTAACCCAAATTACTTGCTATTTACCTTAGGTCAAGGTTGTCCAACGAATGTACCAAATAATAAAACTTGTTATTTCCAAGGTAATAGCGACATTAAACCGGAAACCAGCTGGAATAAAGAAATCGGAATTGAATATGATAAAAATGGACTTCTTGCTTCTGTAGCTTACTTCCGTAATGATTATCGTAATAAAATCGTATCTGATGGTGAATTTATCGGTTTAACTAACTTAGGTAACTATGTGTATAAATGGGGTAATGCAAACCGCGCAGTGATTGAAGGTTTTGAAGGTAATCTGACATTACCACTAATCCAAGATAAATTAAACTGGGTGAATAACTTCACTTATATGCATAAAACCAAAAATAAAGATACAGGTAACCCGCTTTCTATCGTGCCGAAATATACCTTGAATTCAAGCTTAAGTTATCAAATTACCGATAGTTTGGATGCAATGTTAACTTATACGCAATACGGTAAACAAAAATCCCGTAAAAATCCAGAAAACCGTATGGAAAATGGTAACAATACATACGTTAATCAACTTGCTGGCTCAGAAGATATTGGTGGCTATGCAGTTTGGGGATTAAGTGCGGGTTATAATTGGAAAGATACAATCAGCATTCGTGTTGGCGTAAGTAACTTATTTGATAAACGCATTTATCGTTCATCAAGCAGTACAAATTACAATGCTCATACTTATAACGAACCTGGTCGTGCTTATTACGCAACAGTAAAATATACTTTCTAA
- a CDS encoding 7-cyano-7-deazaguanine/7-aminomethyl-7-deazaguanine transporter, whose translation MKINTPIFNDQQKRFALILLSLFHIFIITASNYFVQIPFEINLKLTALGFADDFSFHSTWGTLTFPFIFLATDLTVRVFGAKEARWIIFIVMLPALIVSYIVSVVFSNGQYQGLGALSEFNMFVFRIALASFCAYVFGQLLDVLVFNRLRQLKTWWIAPSSSMTFGSLADTFMFFAVAFYQSSDPFMAEHWFSLGFVDYLFKLFVGIILFVPAYGVVLGMILRKLQSLTNSQYELKI comes from the coding sequence ATGAAAATTAATACTCCGATCTTCAATGATCAACAAAAACGTTTTGCTTTAATTTTATTAAGCTTGTTTCATATCTTTATCATCACAGCCAGTAACTATTTCGTTCAAATTCCCTTTGAAATCAATTTAAAATTGACCGCACTTGGTTTTGCTGATGATTTCTCATTCCACAGCACATGGGGCACACTCACTTTTCCATTCATTTTCTTAGCCACTGATTTAACGGTGCGTGTATTTGGGGCGAAAGAAGCACGTTGGATCATCTTTATCGTGATGCTCCCTGCGCTTATCGTGAGTTACATTGTTTCGGTTGTTTTTTCTAATGGACAATATCAAGGCTTAGGTGCATTAAGTGAATTCAATATGTTTGTTTTCCGTATTGCCCTTGCTAGCTTCTGTGCTTATGTATTCGGACAATTATTAGATGTGTTAGTTTTCAATCGCTTACGCCAATTAAAAACATGGTGGATTGCCCCGAGTAGTTCAATGACATTTGGCTCTCTTGCTGATACTTTTATGTTCTTTGCTGTAGCGTTTTATCAAAGCAGCGATCCTTTCATGGCAGAGCATTGGTTTAGCCTTGGATTTGTCGATTATTTATTTAAATTATTTGTTGGCATTATCTTATTTGTACCCGCTTATGGCGTGGTGCTTGGTATGATTTTGCGTAAGCTTCAATCACTGACAAATTCTCAATATGAATTGAAAATATAA
- a CDS encoding multicopper oxidase domain-containing protein → MLRLSRRQLLKTTAISTALAATPQSVLAASREKLTIPPLMEAKRGRPIILNMEETGYKLDGSHSVSVWGFNGNYLGPTIRIKSGSFAKLNYHNNLPQSIALSIQGLQASGELFGGAAKVLKKGESWAPIIPIEQPAATCWYRSATLANSAYQTYRGIVGMWLIEDDQSLKSQLPHKYGVDDIPLILQDMEFNGDGLQLFKQNQPHFVGNRLFVNGQEAPYLDVPRGWVRLRLLNASLARAYDLRLDNEQDMLLIAKDLGFLPQGKAINSLILAPGERAEVLVNLDKGENISLISGAKRGIFDKIKNVFSSGNDFADNTVLELRPQGQISAFSKKMNEQFNTDATAMLESKIAQERTFELDVTNGLINKQRFDPRRVDISAKVGTVERWIINSSLPVGFTIQGAKFVIESQDDVNVDASELAWKDTVWVKKKVQILVKFEQPSSNSHPFLFGASNLMLADMGCLGIILVQ, encoded by the coding sequence ATGTTGCGTCTTTCTCGTCGCCAATTATTAAAAACTACCGCAATTTCAACCGCACTTGCTGCCACTCCTCAATCAGTATTAGCGGCATCCCGCGAAAAATTAACTATTCCCCCGTTGATGGAAGCGAAACGTGGTCGCCCCATTATTCTTAATATGGAAGAAACCGGCTACAAGTTAGACGGCTCCCATAGTGTCAGTGTATGGGGCTTTAATGGCAATTATCTTGGGCCCACTATTCGCATCAAATCGGGTTCCTTTGCAAAACTTAATTATCACAACAATTTGCCACAAAGTATTGCTCTCTCTATTCAGGGATTACAAGCCAGTGGCGAATTATTTGGTGGCGCGGCAAAAGTCCTCAAAAAAGGGGAATCTTGGGCACCAATTATTCCAATAGAGCAACCTGCCGCGACTTGCTGGTATCGCTCTGCCACCCTGGCAAACTCGGCCTATCAAACCTATCGCGGCATTGTGGGAATGTGGTTAATTGAAGATGATCAAAGCCTAAAATCACAACTTCCTCATAAATATGGCGTGGACGATATTCCATTAATCTTACAAGACATGGAATTTAACGGCGACGGATTACAATTATTTAAGCAAAATCAACCGCACTTTGTCGGTAATCGTCTATTCGTTAATGGACAAGAAGCGCCTTATCTTGACGTCCCTCGCGGCTGGGTGCGTTTGCGTTTGCTCAATGCGTCATTAGCAAGAGCCTATGATCTCCGTTTAGATAATGAACAAGACATGTTGCTCATTGCGAAGGATTTAGGTTTTTTACCTCAAGGTAAAGCGATTAATTCTCTCATTCTTGCACCAGGTGAACGAGCTGAAGTGTTAGTCAATTTAGATAAAGGTGAAAACATATCTCTCATTTCTGGAGCGAAACGTGGTATTTTCGACAAAATCAAAAATGTCTTCAGTTCGGGAAATGATTTTGCAGATAACACCGTTTTAGAACTTCGCCCACAAGGTCAAATCTCAGCTTTCAGTAAAAAAATGAATGAGCAATTTAATACTGATGCCACGGCTATGCTCGAAAGTAAAATCGCCCAAGAACGCACCTTTGAATTGGATGTCACGAATGGCTTAATCAACAAACAACGCTTTGACCCGCGCCGTGTTGATATTTCGGCTAAAGTCGGTACTGTCGAACGTTGGATCATCAACAGCTCTCTGCCTGTCGGCTTTACCATTCAAGGCGCTAAATTTGTTATTGAAAGCCAAGATGACGTCAACGTCGATGCGTCGGAGCTTGCCTGGAAAGACACGGTTTGGGTGAAAAAGAAAGTACAAATTTTAGTAAAATTTGAACAACCATCATCAAATAGCCATCCTTTCTTATTCGGTGCATCAAATTTGATGCTAGCAGATATGGGTTGCCTTGGTATCATACTTGTTCAATGA